The genomic DNA GGGAAGACTTTGGACTCTTGGAGGACTTTTTGTACCAGGTGCTGTTGGGGGAGCAAGGCCACGAGCGGCTCCATGTATAGCGACGTCAGCACGGGACTAACGTGGAGGTCCGGCACGGCCAGCTCTGTGTCTTGCCCCAAGCAGATGCCATTGTCACAggtttgaagaaaacaaaaagtaaaGCAGCTTACGGGACTGCTAATTGTCTGGGAGATAACCCATCACACCCTGTCTTAAGCAATTTGCATTGTAATGAACTGCTGCTGAGGTGCTGCTCTCCCCAAACTGTAGTGAGAAGactgaaacaaaaaaagtttaattcCCCCTTGTTTATATGAATTAGGCTCATCTCCAATTTTGGGGGCATTACTTCTTTTTGCCAGTTCTTAACAAACTTCATACAaagagcattttttgtttttaaataacctTTTTTGTACCTATCTTGTGCCAGATGTTAAAATGTCAATCACATCAAAGATGGTTTAAATTAAGCCTTAATAGTGCCcagtgtatgttttttttttttttttttttttttacgggtcATTCATTTTgtaatttcaaaaatgtatttatataaaGCTTATGTAAATTTGTGTATAAAAGAAAATTTTATAACTATTGTATATTTGTACAAATTGTAGATGTCTTTTTGTGGGAGAGCAAAAATATGACTTCTATTttgacaataaaacatttgataaattttaaaaaaggaaaagaaaaaaaaaacgctttctGTGTCTTGTTGAGCCGTACGCTTTGTGGTCATCATTTTAAGAACAGCTTTTTTCAAGGTGCCCAGCTAAAAAGGAAGCCCTTTTAACCATCTGAAAGTGGTAATTAGAGGCAGGGGTTGAGTTGGAGcatctccataattgttaaagtCCTCTTCACATGCCTGCAGAAGCCTGCTTTCTTAATTTAGTAAAAGGGGGGCCGAGTGAATGCAGTATAAATGCAGGGAACAGACCCTTTTCATCTGCACAAACTTTGATCTTTCTTTTCTAACCGCGCCGAATAAAGGTGCTGAGTGTTAGGAGTGTCCATCTGATGTGCCAAGGTTCCCCTAAACGTCCCCATTTGGAGGCTTTGATGGGCATTCTACAATTGAAAGAACATTTTGGAACCCTTGCTTCTTGGGCGATCGTCAGGACTGAAACCTGCCAGTGGCCTTGGATCTTGAGTGAGGTTTTTTTAAACTCCTCTTCTTCTGTGGGCCTGAATTGAAACATCTCTCCATCGGGCTCAAGCTGTGTCAGCGAGTGCAGGGGCCTTGACATGAATGATTCTGAAATTGCAAAGAAAGAACCACAGGTGGTCTGTTCACATGATCTCACATCTTAGGAGGGTCTAAttgaggtcttttttttttttgcaacaaaTGTATCTTGTTTGGTCTTAATTAAGCCTTTGCGCTCTTATAAGACGTTATACTGTAACATAGTTCAGAAATGAATTTCATTTGTTAGTGGCAGTGTGCTTATTGTTGCTCCCTCTTCTAAAGGGGAAAAGCTCAATAAGTATAAGGTACAAATTTTATCATTTCTTTAAATCATCACCTAATTTAGCCTACTGTGTCTATGCACACTGTGAAGTGAATGGAAATTATAAATTGCAACATTTAGGTTGATATCAAATACTGTCTATATTCACATTTCAATCCACCTTGCAAATTCAATCACATAAAGTATTGGCAAATAGCACCACCTTGTGGTCAACGAGGGAGTGTATTTctcaaattagtttttttttcttcttcttaatTTAACTTTTGTTTAACCAGGAAAAACTCTCGTTggataaaaaaagaaagcaTAAAAAACAGTtcacaaaataatatatatatatattttttttttttgcagtcatAGCATTTACAGCCAAATGCACTTGCTTccaagcataggcggagtttgaattttggggcagggggggctcaacatgttgatgaccccggaacgcagtgtcagcaataaagttaattcacaagaatatttataatataagttaacaatgagcgttttttttgtttccccctcattcttgaggggaattctaaatcaggctgctggcaggacagctatacttttcaccaagatcatcatcaaTTAAATATGGgaggcccgccggtgtcgtgccaatgtagttaacccagtcaaaaattgtatcccctgggcggagccatatggaggtagatttgtgtctttattattcaatccaaaaaaaaagcttcaatcaaaataaatattttcaataacaaaaagtcgcttcaataaaaaaaaaagtgtttgaatgcaaaaagaaatttgaaactcaaaaataatgcatgtgaaagctattttataaatataaatatatatatatatatatatatatatatatatatatatatatatatatacatacattagggcgggtcaaaattatcgcgttaacgcgcggtaattaattttttaaattaatcacgttaaaatatttgacgcaattaacgcacatgtccaactcagacagtattctgccttttggtaagttttaaagcaaggttttttgtgctgtctaacagcgaactcttgtggtcgctttgcgacatggtttattgctttcttgccagttcaatatggctgcacaacatctcgggctgacgcctacatggtaatgttgtgcttatatgatccttggacaagatttgtccgtaagtatagttgttgtaaagaatgtacatattatgttagtaagcgaaatgttatattttttgtatgagacgctttttgtttatgtttagtgaacctgtatagcgtgctaagctaacgttgttgctaatgcaatgcttgtgtactttttttgggagttttactacggtctaaagaggacaatggtttgaggccattttattaataaatcagatgaaaaaggaagaagtctgattattaaggcgtcgttcactagctttggaaaaagtagacgcttcggcgtgacgacagcatagacagatttaaatgacagtagagtgaaatgcccactacagtccttatgtactgtatgttgaatatatatatccatcttgtgtcttatctttccattccaacaatttattttacagaatatatatataatttacggaaaaatatggcatattttatagatagtttgaattgcgattaattgcgattaattacgattaattaatttttaagctgtaattaactcgattaaaaattttaatcgtttgacagccctaatatacatacatatatatacatatatatacatacataaatatatatatatacatacatacatacatacatatatatacacacacacacacacacacatatatatatatatatatatttttttttttttttttttttttttttaagcaacttttttgattgaagtaatgttgatttgtgtttgggccacattttggctgggaagtttttgtctttattattcaaagaaaaaataagttgattcaaaaaatgtataatttcaaaaagaaaaatcacttcaatcaaataaagaaaattttcaaaaaactttttttgaatgcaaaaaaatatttgtgattgaaacattaacacttaatttttcattgaaaaagttttctttgattgacacaatcgtttttgtgtgtgtgtgtgtgtgtgtgtgtgtgtgtgtgtgtgtgtgtgtgtgtgtgtgtgtgtgtgtgtgtgtgtgtgtgtgtgtgtgtgtgtgtgtgtgtgtgtaggtgcACTGGTTtccatgttttatggggacaaaAATCTGTATACACAGTCACGTCATGGGGACCAGTTGCGGTATGGGGACCAAAAAGCTGGTCCCCATGAGTCAAACTGTAAAATTCGATAAAGCAGGTGGTCTATATGTGCCTGTGAAATTTTTAGCCTTGGCCCAAAAAGCATGATTTTTGATCAACGTATGTGTGTAGACAATGCTCAGTAGCCCCCCCTACATAGTTTTCACTGCTATGGCACTCACTGCGACTGCACTGCTCTACACACACATTTACATAATCCCACCCACTTCCTGGTCCCCACATGTAAGGATTTTTACATCAATGGATCAGAACAGGCAGAAAGTCATCTTTAATTAGAATCATCAGAAGACACTAGAAAGAGCTAGTCAACATGCCAGCAGAAGAAGatgaagtaaatgtaacacaaaaaatgctaatttgTTTGCATGAACAAATAAGTTTTCTATTATGTATTATCTagttatatatttcattgcattCACTGTTTCACACACATATTTGCATAATCCCGCCCACTCCCTTGTCCCCAATATGTGGTGATTTTTACAACGATGGAGTCAAACAGGTAGAAAGCAATCTTCAATTAGACTCATCAGAAGACGCTAGCAAGAGCTAGTAAGCATGCCAGCCAAAGAAGCAAAAATAAAACCTAAGGTAAGCTGTTTTGTATGCTTGAACAATTAAGTTTGCTGTTGCTAGCTAATTATAGCTCCAATTGCGCAAATTTCCTTAAGTTTGCTCTTTTTAGTTAATCACACTGTAGCTCTAACTGAGTAATGTTTTAAGCTTAGTACTACTTTGTATCATAATGGGATTTAAGAATATTTTTGCTCCGGATGAAGAGTTTTATTTAAATTATAGGGCTAAATCTTAAGCATAAATATTTGTAACAGTATGTTAGCAATTTATTGGGTGAAAAATGTGTAGAAGTATGGATTAACTTTAGAAATGAGTCAAACATGGAATTTATTTTTGTGGAATGCATAACCAGAGTGTTATATTTAAGTGAAAAAAGTTTGTATTCCACTTTGGTTCTGAGAAaggcaatgatttaaaaaaaaataattaaaaaaggcatatGTTTCtgcccatagaaaatctttccAGATTTCCCATTTTTGCTTTGGTTCACAGATTAGTCATGTACTTTTACACAAATACCCATCAGATGTTACATTTATTTCTATGTTGCTGCATTTgggttttttcccctcaaatcaaTCAAGTAagccagaataaacattggaatGAGGTGTGATGGAACAGAGATATTCTAATACATATGCTGTATAGCTAACTgcatttgtatatatatatatatatatatatatatatatatatatatatatacatatatatatatatatatatatatatatatattattattatgtttgaTGTCATATTATAGAAAAATCTTACTGAATgtaatgaaaatacttttttatgtgtTCAGTTTGAAATGCCAAAAAGGGTCAGCCCCCTTCAGGATGCCATTTGTCATGTTACCTCAAAGACTGACAAGACAGACAAATTGTGCATCAAGTACATTGATGCAGTTAAAGGTAAGATGTGGTCTGTGTGATTTGTTGTGATTACAAAAACTACATGATACACAAAACGTACAATTATTACCACATGGGCATCAAAAACCAACCAAAATCTGAGGTGACATTAGACACTAGTAGAGCTGCAATAAATATTAACCATcattgataattaaaaaaaaaaaaaaaatggcaggaATATGTGTGGCACTTTTTGTAAAGATAAAAACTTAAAGCACCAGCAAAGCAATTCTAACTGTAGGCGACCATTTGTTGTACCGCTACATGAAGGGAGTTAAGGGATACAGTGTTCAGAAATCAAAGCAAAAACTtagttttaaattaacttaATAATCCTTTGACAAACAAAACTACTCTGACTCTGAAGAATTAAACAATTGGAACCTGAGTAATTCAAATAATGTCTAGAAATAATATGGGTTCTTTTTTCGTTACGGAAtatatgaaattttatttttatttattgatatcTGAGAGAGTTTGCTGATTTGATACCATTTGGAAATTAATGATgagtctgttttgttttttgtaaatgtgttgttaaaaaaaaaaaaaaagtgttccctCTGTCTGCAGGACGTGGTGTTTTTGCAAAAGCTGCAATCAGCAGAGGTCAATTTGTTGCAGAATATAGGGGTGATCTGATAAATGATTCAGAATATCAGTGCAGAAGAAGAGTTTACCACCCATCATGTGCTGCATTTATGTTTGCATTTAAGTGGAGAGGAAAAACATGGTGGTAAGGCTTAAATTATATTCTGAAcagaattacacaaattagaataCCCTGAAAGGTATTATCATCTGATTATTTTCTTTTCCTCATCTTTTTTCAAGCATTGATGCTTCAAGAGATGATGAATCATTTGGGAGGTTGGTAAATGATGAACACAGACGGCCAAactgtaaaattaaaaggatTGATGTGGAAGGAAAGCCACACCTCTGTTTGTTTGCTGTGGAAGACATTCAAGAAGGAGAAGAAATAAATTATGATTATGGAGTTGATGACTGTCCATGGAGAACACAAGTATGTGAGATGGAACACAGAATTGCTCTGTAATACAAAACTAAAGTAATttttacctacctacctacataCCCGTGCCATCTGTTTTGACTGAAATATGTGTAAGGAAGGAGATTGGCATGTAGAAAAGAATCTTGACTCTGAATTGGACTATAGATTGACATTTGTTGTATtaagttcatttttttcctacacttttcttttatcccagacaattgttgttgttgacaaaagtcaaaacatgtcaggcaaataaaacaacctaaatcaattgtctgggataaaagaaaaattcaactaagATTGGTTTGTAAAATCATATTATACAATGATGATTTACTAAATGTGTTGCAGATGAACGGCATTAAGGAGAGTGATTTGGGAATAGAGACCTCTTATTCCTCCATGATTATGGATCAGATGGAGAATGTTGCATGTCAAAACAACTCTCAACAGGTACTTTTATATCAATCACTTTTTGAGTTATTTGTCTATCTCGTGATTCAGTCCTGAGGATACGTACAGCAGCCAAATTTATGTAATGCGTTTGGAAGGTTAATGTTATGAGAatattttaaactaatttaatatcACATagtgattattattttatttttcaatgtattgtGGACGCTGACGGTGCCCCACATTACACAATCACGCCATAATGTGAAAGGGAGTAAAAATGTTTGTGTGATATCTTCGGAAATCATACCGCTACTGGTCCCGTCTCCATGAGAAATGAAagtttgtgtaaataaatatcCACACAAAGTTCCGTTTGGTTTACGAAAGATGTAAGAGGACGGTGGTTGGCAGGTAGAAAGGGTTGTTTACAATGATGTTTGCTTGGGAATGACATTTGGTTTCTTTTATCATATTCTACagttatgattgtctaaatGTGTTGCAGATGGCCGCCTTTGAGGACTGTGATTTGGCTTTAGAGACCTCTCATCCCTCCATGACCGTTGATCAGTTAGAGATTGCTGCTGTTCCAAACAATACACAACAGGTACTTTCATCTCCATCACTTTTCAGGTCATGTTTTCCATCTACAGCACAGCCCATGTGATGCTGGGAACTAAATTCCATTACAAAGTAAGACTGAAAGAGCATATTTCATGGATTGCATtcagttaatataaaaaaaatattttaagctAATTTTTATTGACCCTTGTGAATATTATTTTGGTTACCTATCACTTTGTTCTAGACATTTACGATGTCCCCACATTACACGTTCACACCATAATTTGAAAGGgtgtaaaaatgtttgggtgatatcTTGGAAAATTAGATTGCTGATGGTCTGGTccccatgaaaaaattaaagtttgtgtgaataaatgtccCCACAAAGCCCGATTATTTTTACTGAAATGTGTGAGGACGTGGGTTGGCCATTAGAAACGGATGTTTATGCTTAATTTGACTTCATATTGACTTCTGTTTTGTCATATCAGATTCTACAATGATGATTTACTAAATGTGTTGCAGATGACCACCATTAATGACAGTGCCTCGGCTTCAGAGACCTCTCATCCTTCCATGAGTATGGATCAGACTGAGATCTCTACTTGTCCAAACAACACTTAACAGGTACTCTCACCTACATCACATTTgcggttatttttttccctctaaatCACTTCCTTTGTGATAATGGGCACTAAATTTCATGATAGAATCATGTGGATAGGTAAAGGAGCACACTTCATTAATTGTATTCAGTAGATTAATGTTACGAGAATCTTTTGGACTGATTTAATTGATCATAGTGAATATAATTTTGGTTATTTATCACTTTGTTGTAGACATTTACGATGTCCCCACATTACATGTTCACACCATAATCTGAATGGGTGTAAAAATGCTTGGGTGATATCTAGGAAATTTAGATTGCTGCtggtctggtccccattaaaaaattgaagtttgtgtgaataaatgtccCCACAAAGCCCGATTATTTTTACTGAAATGTGTGAGGACGTGGGTTGGCCATTAGAAATGGATGTTTATGCTTAATTTGACTTcatattgacttttgttttgtcataTCATATTCTACAATGACAATTTACTAAATGTGTTGCAGATGACCACCATTAATGACAGTGCCTTGGCTTCAGAGACCTCTACTCCTTCCATGGATATGGATCAGATGGAGATCTCTACTTGTCCAAACAACACTCAACAGGTACTCTCACCTCCATCACATTTgcggttatttttttccctctaaatCACTTACTTTGTGATGATGGGCACTAAATTCCATGATAGAATCATGTGGATAGGTAAAGGAGCACACTTCATTAATTGTATTCAGTAGATTAATGTTACGAGAATATTTTAGACTCATTTAATTGATCATAGTGACTATAATTTTGGTTATTTATCACTTTGTTGTAGACATTTACGATGTCCCCACATTACACGTGCACACCATAATCTGAATGGgtgtaaaaatgtttgggtgatatcTTGGAAAATTAGATTGCTGCTGGTCTGGTCCCCATGAAAAAATTTaagtttgtgtgaataaatgtccCCACAAAGCCCGATTATTTTTACTGAAATGTGTGAGGACGTGGGTTGGCCATGGAAATGGATGTTTATGCTTGATTTGACTTcatattgacttttgttttgtcataTCAGATTCTACAATGATGATTTACTAAATGTGTTGCAGATGACCACCATTAATGACAGTGCGTCGGCTTCAGAGACGTCTCATCCTTCCATGAGTATGGATCAGACTGAGATCTCTACTTGTCCAAACTACACTGAACAGGTACTCTCACCTCCATCACATTTgcggttatttttttccctctaaatCACTTCCTTTGTGATGATGGGCACTAAATTCCATGATAGAATCATTTGGATAGGTAAAGGAGCACACTTCATTAATTGCATTCAGTAGATTAATGTTACGGGAATATTTTAGACTCATTTAATTGAGCATAGTGAATATAATTTTGGTTATTTATCACTTTGTTGTAGACATTTACGATGTCCCCACATTACACGTTCACACCATAATCTGAATGGgtgtaaaaatgtttgggtgatatcTTGGAAAATTAGATTGCTGCTGGTCTGGTccccatgaaaaaattaaagtttgtgtgaataaatgtccCCACAAAGCCCGATTATTTTTACTGAAATGTGTGAGGACGTGGGTTGGCCATGGAAACGGATGTTTATGCTTGATTTGACTTcatattgacttttgttttgtcataTCAGATTCTACAATGATGATTTACTAAATGTGTTGCAGATGACCACCATTAATGACAGTGCGTCGGCTTCAGAGACGTCTCATCCTTCCATGAGTATGGATCAGACTGAGATCTCTACTTGTCCAAACAACACTGAACAGGTACTCTCACCTCCATCACATTTgcggttatttttttccctctaaatCACTTCCTTTGTGATGGGCACTAAATTCCATGATAGAATCATGTGGATAGGTAAAGGAGCACACTTCATTAATTGCATTCAGTAGATTAATGTTACGAGAATATTTTAGACTCATTTAATTGATCATAGTGAATATAATTTTGGTTATTTATCACTTTGTTGTAGACATTTACGATGTCCCCACATTACACGTTCACTCCATAATCTGAATGGgtgtaaaaatgtttgggtgatatcTTGGAAAATTAGATTGCTGCTAGTCTGGTCCCCATGAAAAAATttgtttgtgtgaataaatgtccCCACAAAGCCtgattatttttaatgaaatgtGTGAGGACGTGGGTTGGCCATGGAAACGGATGTTTATGCTTGATTTGACTTcatattgacttttgttttgtcataTCAGATTCTACAATGATGATTAACTAAATGTGTTGCAGATGACCACCATTAATGACAGTGCGTCGGCTTCAGAGATGTCTCATCCTTCCATGAGTATGGATCAGACTGAGATCTCTACTTGTCCAAACAACACTGAACAGGTACTCTCACCTCCATCACATTTgcggttatttttttccctctaaatCATTCCTTTGTGATGATGGGCACTAAATTCCATGATAGAATCATGTGGATAGGTAAAGGAGCACACTTCATTAATTGCATTCAGTAGATTAATGTTACAAGAATATTTTAGACTCATTTAATTGGTCATAGTGAATATAATTTTGGTTATTTATCACTTTGTTGTAGACATTTACGATGTCCCCACATTACACGTTCACACCATAATTAGAATGGgtgtaaaaatgtttgggtgatatcTTGGAAAATTAGATTGCTGCTGGTCTGGTccccatgaaaaaattaaagtttgtgtgaataaatgtccCCACAAAGCCCGATTATTTTTACTGAAATGTGTGAGGACGTGGGTTGGCCATGGAAACGGATGTTTATGCTTAATTTGACTTcatattgacttttgttttgtcataTCATATTCTACAATGATGATTTACTAAATGTGTTGCAGATGACCACCATTAATGACAGTGCCTTGGCTTCAGAGACCTCTACTCCTTCCATGGATATGGATCAGACGGAGATCTCTACTTGTCCAAACAACACTCAACAGGTACTCTCACCTCCATCACATTTgcggttatttttttccatcttaATAACTTCCTTTGTGATGATGGGCACTAAATTCCATGATAGAATCATGTGGATAGGTAAAGGAGCACGCTTCATTAATTGTATTCAGTAGATTAATGTTACGAGAATATTTTAGACTGATTTAACTGATCATAGTGAATATAATTTTGGTTGTTTATCACTTTGTTGTAGACATTTACGATGTCCCCACATTACACGTTCACACCATAATCTGAATGGgtgtaaaaatgtttgggtgatatcTATGAAAATTATATTGCTGCTAGTCTGGTccccatgaaaaaattaaagtttgtgtgaataaatgtccCCACAAAGCCCGATTATTTTTACTGAAATGTGTGAGGACGTGGGTTGGCCATTAGAAACGGATGTTTTTGCTTAATTTGACTTcatattgacttttgttttttcatataGTATTCTACAATGATGATTTACTAAATGTGTTGCAAATTGCCGCCTGCAAGGACTGTGATTTGGATTCACAGACCTCTCATCCCTACATGAGTATGAATCAGATGGAGACTGTGACTTGTCCAAACAACACTCAACAGGTACTTTCATCTCCAtcacttttcaggtcattttttCCATCTACTGCACAGCATTTGTGAGGCTGGGCACTAAATTCCTTTATATAGTCATGTGGATGTGTAAAGCAGCCAATTTAATATATCGCGTTCAGAAGGTTAATGTTACATGAATATTTTAGGCTGATTTTAATTGATCATAGTGAATAAAATTTTGGttatttatcacatttttactctTGAAGTGGCTTGTGGACATGTTTATCTTATTCTATTATATCTGTGTAGGTGGTGAAGTACACATTTACCCTAATTTATTGtcaaaatgctataaaactcTGAAAAAGGTTACTTTCCATAGGACTACTAACAGAGGAGACACATCCCCCTCCTGAGAGGATTGAAACACCATTGCTATCACGAGAGGGGCACTCATCTTCTTCATCGGGTGATGAGATGTCATCAGCAGTCGGTGCTGAGAAAACTTTCTCaaaaggttttatttttttgtaatttgaaCTAAAATCAATAACTCtttgaatatataaatattactaGTACGAGTAATTACGACAGGAAAGAACATCTTTACAGTACTTTTAATAAGCAACCAATAACCAACTACGgtatatttaatattaaaattaaaatgtaagaccaataatttatttatgacaaacgcagacatacattcagaaacttTTTGTAGCTGCAAAAGTTTTTAACACTTTCTAAATCGTAAgataaatagaaataataattcGGCTTTAGCTATCTTTGAGTGTAACGGCTTTGAGTGTAAACACaatttttctgttaaaaaaaaattcttttggaGAACATTTAGAAGAAATAGAGGACACACCAAAGaagagattttaaaaaaaataagagttGCTCAACTGAGGATGCCATCAGGTGTCATTATTAAGAAACCTTCTAAAAGTTGATTTTAATACACATTTTGTGTTGAAGTTAGAAATAAATTCAGCAACTATTCTAAAAATATGAACATTTCAAATATTTCTAATGAGAGAAGACAAACTCAActtttaataaaactaaatatagtcatgaaatgtatgaatgtaaaaatgtatttgactgGAACACATCAATGCATGaggaaatgtacataattatttGTACTATATGTGCAATATATTCTATTTTCCATAGGAGCAGACCAAGATGAAACTATGAGTGATGACATACCACACAAGAGACCCAAAACACATAGGAGGCACAAACCCCCATCATCAGATGGGGTCCGTGCAAGGGCCAGTGCTAAGACGTCCTCCACTGAAGGTAAACACTTGGAAATCAAGCTGTTTTTAATCAAATATATTCATTGTTTTGTAATCAAAGTATTGTAATAGTGGGAACACCGATATAAAATTTTGcattgaaaattaattactACTCTTTTGAGATGCA from Corythoichthys intestinalis isolate RoL2023-P3 chromosome 20, ASM3026506v1, whole genome shotgun sequence includes the following:
- the LOC130908390 gene encoding N-lysine methyltransferase KMT5A-like, giving the protein MPKRVSPLQDAICHVTSKTDKTDKLCIKYIDAVKGRGVFAKAAISRGQFVAEYRGDLINDSEYQCRRRVYHPSCAAFMFAFKWRGKTWCIDASRDDESFGRLVNDEHRRPNCKIKRIDVEGKPHLCLFAVEDIQEGEEINYDYGVDDCPWRTQMNGIKESDLGIETSYSSMIMDQMENVACQNNSQQMAAFEDCDLALETSHPSMTVDQLEIAAVPNNTQQMTTINDSASASETSHPSMSMDQTEISTCPNNT